One uncultured Flavobacterium sp. genomic window carries:
- a CDS encoding carboxypeptidase-like regulatory domain-containing protein, with amino-acid sequence MKNILLFVILLMTSISFAQSVRFDGFIQDEQKKPLEMANIMAVNSATKAMDSYGITNDKGKFQLTLKPNTSYTIKVSYLGMKSKEIAISTKSENIAQNIVMDDTGIELEGVEIVREMPVSIQGDTIVYNADSFKSGTEKKLEDVLKKLPGVEVNADGEIEVEGKKVSKLMVEGKDFFDGDAKLGVKNIPADAIDKVQVLRNYNEVGALKGLENDQDNVAMNIKLKEGKKNFWFGDVTAGIGVGELDSRYIINPKLFYYSPKYSINLITNFNNIGELPLTAQDYFKFTGGFKNMMKKGGSNFNVSSNDLGISILRNNRAKEIETKFGATNFSYSVTKVWNISGFGILSTSKTDLETKSQTTILDSGDQQKRDELTHQKNNLGLFKLSSTYKPNDKFQFDYDILTKLSKQNEDTDLLRESVVNNASTVETIMTGKKQDPTSINQNLSLYYTQSDKNIFAFEMQHLYQDENPFYNANLRTQPFDLSGYVSGQNRNDLNQDRFVKTNKLDAKLDYYYMVTPKSNINITLGNTYSYQDFNSHIFQMLDNGDRNDLNNPENNNQVKYNFNDTFLGFHYKILSGKFTLTPGVSVHSYTMKNTQSGKDYSQNFMKVLPDFFALYQIKKSETLTYNFSLSNDFTDVNQLASGYVLSDYSSLFRGNRFLENATSQVHSLRYFKYNMFNFENIFANATYTKKVDAIKTKADFDGINQSSTPYNSNLADETFTGMGNYGRSFLKNYKASANATFNWSKFNNIQNNVLTTTESFSQSYTIKASTNYKNFPNIEFGYNALINQYSGSTYYTDKPFARLDYYFLGSFSFVSEYEFYHYYNSDKTVDNEYDFLSASLVYQKKDSKWEYKVSATNLLNTTYLNDDSFSQFSTRVSQYTVQPRYIIFSMKCNL; translated from the coding sequence ATGAAAAATATACTTCTTTTTGTCATTTTATTAATGACCTCGATATCCTTTGCCCAAAGTGTACGTTTTGATGGTTTTATTCAGGACGAACAAAAAAAACCTTTGGAAATGGCCAATATTATGGCTGTAAATAGTGCTACAAAAGCAATGGACTCTTATGGAATTACAAATGATAAAGGAAAGTTTCAGCTAACCTTAAAGCCAAATACTTCTTATACAATTAAAGTAAGTTATCTGGGGATGAAATCTAAAGAAATTGCCATTTCAACCAAGTCAGAAAATATTGCCCAGAATATTGTCATGGATGATACCGGAATTGAATTAGAAGGTGTAGAGATCGTTCGGGAAATGCCAGTTTCGATACAAGGTGATACAATTGTCTACAACGCAGATTCGTTTAAATCCGGTACAGAAAAAAAACTGGAAGATGTCTTGAAAAAATTACCCGGAGTTGAAGTAAATGCCGATGGAGAAATTGAAGTTGAAGGGAAAAAAGTCAGCAAATTAATGGTAGAAGGCAAAGATTTTTTTGACGGAGATGCCAAACTGGGCGTTAAAAATATTCCTGCAGATGCCATAGATAAAGTTCAGGTTTTAAGAAATTATAATGAAGTTGGAGCATTAAAAGGTTTGGAAAATGATCAGGATAATGTGGCGATGAATATTAAACTGAAAGAAGGGAAAAAGAATTTTTGGTTTGGAGATGTGACTGCCGGAATTGGCGTGGGAGAACTGGATAGTCGCTATATTATTAACCCGAAATTGTTTTATTATAGTCCAAAATACAGTATTAATTTAATTACCAATTTTAATAATATTGGAGAATTGCCTTTAACTGCGCAAGATTATTTTAAGTTCACAGGCGGATTTAAAAATATGATGAAAAAGGGTGGAAGTAATTTTAATGTTTCCTCAAATGATTTAGGGATTTCGATTTTGAGAAATAATCGTGCTAAAGAAATTGAAACAAAATTTGGAGCAACAAACTTTTCTTATTCCGTAACAAAAGTATGGAATATTAGTGGTTTTGGGATTCTTTCGACTTCAAAAACAGACTTGGAAACTAAATCACAAACCACCATTTTAGATTCGGGAGATCAACAAAAAAGAGATGAATTGACACATCAGAAGAATAATCTCGGGCTTTTTAAATTGAGTTCAACATATAAACCAAATGATAAATTTCAGTTTGATTATGATATCTTAACTAAATTATCGAAACAAAACGAAGACACTGATTTATTGAGAGAATCTGTCGTGAATAATGCTTCAACTGTAGAAACCATAATGACGGGTAAAAAGCAAGATCCAACATCTATAAATCAAAATTTGAGTTTGTATTACACACAAAGCGATAAGAATATTTTTGCTTTTGAAATGCAGCATTTGTATCAGGATGAAAATCCGTTTTATAATGCCAATTTAAGAACACAGCCTTTTGATTTATCAGGATATGTATCAGGGCAAAATAGAAATGACCTCAATCAGGATCGCTTTGTAAAAACCAATAAACTAGATGCTAAACTGGATTACTATTATATGGTAACGCCAAAAAGTAATATCAATATCACTTTAGGAAATACCTATTCGTATCAGGATTTTAATTCTCATATTTTTCAAATGTTGGATAATGGAGACAGAAATGATCTGAATAATCCTGAAAATAACAATCAGGTAAAATACAACTTCAATGATACTTTTTTAGGATTTCATTATAAAATTTTGTCCGGAAAATTTACTCTGACACCTGGTGTTAGCGTGCATTCGTACACGATGAAAAACACGCAATCAGGTAAAGATTATTCGCAGAATTTCATGAAAGTATTGCCTGATTTTTTTGCTTTGTATCAAATCAAAAAATCAGAAACATTGACCTATAACTTTTCCTTGTCTAATGATTTTACAGATGTCAATCAATTGGCTTCGGGTTATGTTTTGTCTGATTATAGTAGTTTGTTTAGAGGAAATCGTTTCTTGGAGAATGCAACCTCGCAAGTGCATTCATTGCGTTATTTTAAATATAACATGTTCAATTTTGAGAACATTTTTGCTAATGCAACATACACTAAAAAGGTAGATGCAATTAAAACAAAAGCAGATTTTGATGGTATTAATCAATCGTCAACACCATATAATTCAAATTTAGCAGATGAAACTTTTACAGGAATGGGAAATTACGGACGTTCTTTTTTGAAGAATTATAAAGCTTCGGCCAATGCAACTTTCAATTGGTCAAAATTCAACAACATTCAAAACAATGTATTGACAACTACAGAAAGTTTTAGTCAAAGTTATACCATAAAAGCTTCAACAAACTACAAAAATTTTCCCAATATAGAGTTTGGTTACAATGCTTTGATCAACCAATATAGTGGTTCAACATACTATACAGACAAGCCTTTTGCGAGATTAGATTACTATTTTCTGGGTAGTTTTTCGTTTGTTTCAGAGTATGAATTTTATCATTATTATAATTCTGATAAAACGGTCGATAACGAGTATGATTTCTTAAGTGCAAGTTTAGTTTATCAAAAAAAGGATAGTAAATGGGAGTACAAAGTTTCGGCTACAAATCTTTTAAATACGACTTATCTCAATGATGACAGCTTTTCGCAGTTTTCTACACGAGTTTCTCAATACACAGTTCAACCTCGCTATATCATCTTTTCGATGAAATGTAATTTATAG
- a CDS encoding GLPGLI family protein gives MKKVIYYMFLMLICTQMKAQKDFQGMAVYESKTQAPKFEGMQGNRDITPEMQKNMEERMKKMLEKTFILNFDKSASIYKEEEKLESPGQQGGGMRIMLNSFMGGGGTFYKDVKNKLYTVDKEFMGKEFLVVDSLPKLNWKLEQETKQIGGYTCYKATAIKEASKTDFRNFRPKNNDDKKASGETKTNFEDNFEMPKEITVTAWYSPEIPVNQGPENYWGLPGLILEINDGKTTILCSKIVLNAKDKVEIKPSKKGKVISQKEYDETVIKKMEEFKEMNRGREGGPGGGPIMIRR, from the coding sequence ATGAAAAAAGTTATCTATTATATGTTTTTGATGCTGATATGTACTCAAATGAAAGCTCAAAAAGATTTTCAGGGAATGGCGGTTTATGAATCAAAAACGCAAGCGCCTAAGTTTGAAGGAATGCAGGGAAATCGGGATATTACGCCAGAAATGCAAAAGAATATGGAAGAGCGAATGAAAAAAATGCTCGAAAAAACCTTTATTCTGAATTTTGATAAATCAGCCTCTATTTATAAAGAAGAAGAAAAATTAGAAAGTCCGGGACAACAAGGTGGCGGAATGCGAATCATGCTGAACTCTTTTATGGGCGGCGGCGGAACTTTTTATAAAGATGTAAAAAATAAATTGTACACGGTTGATAAGGAATTTATGGGAAAAGAGTTTTTGGTTGTAGATTCTTTGCCAAAACTAAATTGGAAATTAGAGCAGGAAACCAAGCAAATAGGAGGTTACACCTGTTATAAAGCAACGGCAATAAAGGAAGCCAGTAAAACTGATTTTAGAAATTTCAGACCTAAAAATAACGACGATAAAAAAGCTTCTGGTGAAACCAAAACAAACTTCGAAGATAATTTTGAAATGCCTAAAGAAATTACCGTAACTGCTTGGTATTCGCCAGAAATTCCGGTGAATCAGGGTCCTGAAAATTATTGGGGTCTGCCTGGTTTAATTTTAGAAATTAATGATGGGAAAACAACTATTTTATGTTCTAAAATTGTTTTGAATGCTAAAGATAAAGTCGAAATAAAGCCTTCTAAAAAAGGGAAAGTGATTTCTCAAAAAGAGTATGATGAAACCGTAATCAAAAAAATGGAAGAGTTTAAGGAAATGAACCGCGGACGTGAAGGAGGTCCCGGAGGAGGTCCGATAATGATCAGACGATAA
- a CDS encoding O-acetylhomoserine aminocarboxypropyltransferase/cysteine synthase family protein, producing the protein MSTQKFATNALHAGHDVTKNAGTRAVPIYQTSSYVFNNSDHAANLFGLAEAGFIYTRLNNPTNDVLEQRLAALEGGIGAVVTASGASAISTALLTLLKAGDHIVASNSLYGGTYNLLNVTLPRLGITTTFVDPSKPENFTKAAKENTRAFFVESLGNPKLDVLDLKGISAEAKNFKVPFIVDNTVATPYLLNPIEYGANIVIHSLTKYISGNGTSLGGAIIDAGTFDWSNGKFPEFTEPSAGYHGLVYHEALGNAAFIAKARIEGLRDFGAALSPFNAFQIIQGLETLPIRIKKHSENALALASWLEKQDEVVWVNYPGLKTNKYYDLAQEYLPKGQSGVITFGLKGGFEAAKKVVDETKLFSLLANIGDTKSLIIHPASTTHQQLSDADQLETGVSKDLIRLSVGIEDIEDLIADLQTVFESITQSQYSINKN; encoded by the coding sequence ATGAGCACACAAAAATTTGCAACAAACGCACTACACGCAGGACACGATGTTACTAAAAATGCAGGAACAAGAGCAGTGCCAATTTACCAGACGTCATCGTACGTTTTTAATAATTCAGATCACGCTGCCAATTTATTTGGCCTGGCCGAAGCCGGATTTATTTACACTCGATTAAACAATCCAACAAACGATGTTTTAGAACAACGACTTGCAGCGCTTGAAGGCGGAATTGGAGCTGTAGTTACAGCATCAGGAGCATCAGCAATTTCGACAGCTTTATTGACTTTGCTTAAAGCAGGCGATCACATCGTAGCTTCAAATAGTTTGTACGGAGGAACTTATAATTTGCTAAATGTTACTTTGCCGCGTTTAGGAATTACAACCACTTTTGTAGATCCGTCTAAACCGGAAAATTTCACTAAAGCAGCTAAAGAAAATACAAGAGCCTTTTTTGTAGAATCTTTAGGAAATCCAAAATTGGATGTATTGGACTTGAAAGGAATTTCGGCGGAAGCCAAAAACTTTAAAGTGCCATTTATTGTAGACAATACTGTAGCGACACCTTATTTATTAAATCCAATTGAATACGGTGCAAATATTGTGATTCATTCCTTGACTAAATATATATCAGGAAACGGAACTTCATTAGGAGGCGCAATTATTGATGCCGGAACTTTTGACTGGTCTAACGGAAAATTTCCTGAATTTACAGAACCTTCAGCAGGATATCACGGATTAGTGTATCACGAAGCTTTAGGAAATGCAGCTTTTATTGCAAAAGCAAGAATTGAAGGATTACGTGATTTTGGAGCAGCTTTGAGTCCATTTAATGCTTTTCAAATTATTCAGGGATTAGAAACATTACCAATCCGAATTAAGAAACACAGCGAAAATGCTTTGGCTTTAGCCTCTTGGTTAGAAAAACAAGATGAGGTAGTTTGGGTAAATTATCCGGGTTTAAAAACCAATAAATATTATGATTTAGCGCAAGAATATTTGCCAAAAGGACAGAGCGGAGTAATCACTTTTGGATTAAAAGGCGGTTTTGAAGCAGCCAAAAAAGTTGTTGATGAAACAAAACTATTCTCACTATTGGCAAATATTGGTGATACAAAATCATTAATCATTCATCCGGCAAGTACAACGCACCAACAATTGTCTGATGCGGACCAATTAGAAACAGGAGTTTCAAAAGATTTAATCCGACTTTCTGTTGGAATTGAAGATATCGAAGATTTAATAGCTGATTTGCAAACCGTTTTTGAGAGCATTACCCAATCGCAATACAGCATTAATAAAAATTAG
- a CDS encoding TonB-dependent receptor — translation MKKNLVIALGLLTFSGVYAQENKKEQDSLKNNELSEVTIVGSRSKNRVKTDVPVPVDVFNISEITKGSPQTSVTQILNYVAPSFTSNATSTADATDHVDPAQLRGLGPDQVLILVNGKRRHTSALVNINGSPGRGSVGTDLNAIPSFAIERIEVLRDGAAAQYGSDAIAGVINIVLKKNANFISGGIQYGTNLSSGSNNFKGGADGQNLQVDLNYGTSLGKAGSFLNVTASAVSRQATSRAGIRSNAIFNAYNAVENRAAQDGVYINSLFSNINNTPNSAQILSSLKQYAPQVSYFTPTQQNAISSATTLTQMQAALGFDATNNELAYRGQERSDYNMSVGQSELASGQVYYNAKYPLTETTSLYSFGGVSYRNGKSYAFNRLPNGSGTFTQVYQNGFLPQIESDILDASSAVGLTTQLFGFDTDISTNLGTNSFKYDANNTINATLGTNSASSFDAGKVSFLQSTTNLDFSKKYDVLKGLNVAFGGEFRYENYQIKAGEEASYGLYDINGNLVSGILPSNSPLIVTDFFGNKRGAGAQGFSGFQPSDAKEKDRKSGAAYIDLELNATENWLLNGAARYENYSDFGSTVTFKLASLLKLTDNINWRISGQTGFRAPSLQQKYFESSSTQFINGSPYQVGYFTNDSQAAKSIGVENLKPEKSKSISTGFTFKIPDANITIATDAYFTRIDDRVVLTGQYARPTDAQINAATSQAQKDALTLFQQAFDLKGVERASFWTNGINSETKGIDVVISQKYNVIPDFVIRNDLALSYNETKRVGDLNVPQSIIDAGGEPYKYSFFPESSRIYLEEAIPKLKANLMTTFSIKKLDIYLRNSYFGKVTDPGATDVNLDGSASVYEHPEYSSKIVTDLSFGYQINEKFRFTLGFNNIGDVYPDRNNPATPAFTNTTPTLSPAPSTDLSNANQFAYSRAVSQFGLNGRFGFARLSFKF, via the coding sequence ATGAAAAAAAATCTAGTAATAGCTTTAGGTCTTTTAACATTTTCAGGCGTTTATGCACAAGAAAATAAAAAAGAACAGGACAGCTTAAAGAATAATGAATTGTCAGAAGTGACAATAGTGGGGTCAAGAAGTAAAAACAGAGTAAAAACAGATGTTCCGGTTCCGGTTGATGTTTTTAATATCTCTGAAATAACAAAAGGCTCGCCACAAACGAGTGTAACTCAAATTTTAAATTATGTTGCGCCATCGTTTACCAGTAATGCAACTTCTACCGCCGATGCTACAGATCACGTAGATCCGGCACAATTGAGAGGTTTAGGACCGGATCAGGTTTTGATTTTGGTAAATGGTAAACGCAGACATACAAGTGCGCTGGTAAATATCAATGGTTCTCCGGGAAGAGGATCTGTTGGAACAGATTTAAACGCGATTCCGTCATTTGCTATAGAAAGAATCGAAGTTTTGCGTGATGGAGCTGCTGCACAATACGGTTCAGATGCAATTGCGGGAGTTATCAATATTGTATTAAAAAAGAATGCCAATTTTATTTCAGGAGGAATTCAATACGGTACTAATTTATCTTCGGGATCTAATAATTTTAAAGGCGGAGCCGATGGTCAGAATCTACAAGTAGACTTGAATTACGGAACTTCTTTGGGTAAAGCAGGAAGTTTCCTGAATGTTACTGCCAGTGCTGTAAGCAGACAAGCAACGAGCAGAGCTGGAATTAGAAGCAATGCAATTTTTAACGCTTATAATGCTGTCGAAAACAGAGCTGCTCAGGATGGTGTTTATATAAACTCTTTGTTTAGTAATATTAATAATACTCCAAACTCAGCGCAAATTCTTAGTTCGTTGAAGCAATATGCACCACAAGTAAGTTATTTTACACCGACACAACAAAACGCAATTTCTTCGGCTACGACTCTAACTCAAATGCAAGCAGCTTTAGGCTTTGATGCAACCAATAATGAACTTGCTTACAGAGGTCAGGAAAGAAGTGACTATAATATGAGTGTTGGTCAGTCAGAATTGGCTTCAGGACAAGTGTATTATAATGCAAAATATCCGTTGACTGAAACTACTTCATTGTATTCTTTTGGAGGAGTTTCTTATAGAAATGGAAAATCTTATGCCTTTAACAGATTGCCAAATGGTTCAGGAACTTTCACGCAAGTGTACCAAAACGGATTTTTACCGCAGATAGAATCTGATATTTTAGATGCTTCATCAGCAGTAGGACTTACAACTCAATTATTTGGTTTTGATACTGACATTAGCACCAACCTCGGAACAAACTCTTTTAAATATGATGCAAACAATACTATTAATGCTACTTTAGGAACTAATTCTGCTTCAAGTTTTGATGCTGGTAAAGTTTCGTTTTTGCAAAGCACAACCAATTTAGATTTCAGTAAAAAGTACGATGTATTAAAAGGATTGAACGTTGCTTTTGGTGGAGAGTTCAGATATGAAAACTATCAGATTAAAGCTGGAGAAGAAGCTTCTTACGGATTGTATGATATAAACGGAAATTTGGTTTCGGGAATTTTGCCAAGTAATTCACCATTAATCGTTACAGACTTTTTTGGAAATAAACGTGGAGCCGGAGCACAAGGTTTCTCAGGTTTCCAACCTTCGGATGCTAAAGAAAAAGACAGAAAAAGTGGGGCTGCTTATATTGATTTAGAATTGAATGCGACAGAAAACTGGCTTTTAAACGGAGCAGCGCGTTATGAGAATTATTCTGATTTTGGAAGTACAGTTACCTTCAAATTAGCATCTCTTTTAAAATTGACAGACAATATCAATTGGAGAATTTCAGGGCAAACTGGTTTTAGAGCGCCATCATTACAACAAAAATATTTTGAAAGCAGTTCGACACAATTCATAAACGGTTCTCCTTATCAGGTAGGATATTTTACAAATGATTCGCAGGCAGCAAAAAGTATTGGAGTTGAAAACCTGAAACCTGAAAAATCTAAAAGTATCAGTACAGGATTTACATTCAAAATTCCTGATGCAAACATTACAATTGCAACAGATGCCTATTTTACAAGAATCGATGACAGAGTTGTTTTGACAGGGCAATATGCAAGACCAACAGATGCGCAAATAAATGCTGCAACATCACAAGCGCAAAAAGATGCATTGACCTTGTTTCAACAAGCATTTGATTTAAAAGGTGTTGAAAGAGCTTCGTTCTGGACTAACGGAATCAACTCTGAAACTAAAGGTATTGATGTCGTGATTTCTCAGAAATATAATGTTATTCCGGATTTTGTAATTAGAAATGATCTTGCTTTAAGTTATAATGAAACAAAAAGAGTAGGAGATTTAAATGTTCCGCAATCTATTATTGATGCAGGTGGAGAACCTTATAAATATTCGTTTTTCCCGGAATCAAGCCGAATTTATTTAGAAGAAGCAATTCCGAAATTGAAAGCGAATTTAATGACGACATTCAGTATCAAGAAACTGGATATTTATTTAAGAAACAGTTATTTTGGAAAAGTTACTGATCCCGGAGCAACAGATGTAAATTTAGACGGATCAGCTTCTGTTTACGAACATCCGGAATACAGTTCAAAAATAGTTACTGATTTATCTTTTGGATATCAAATCAACGAGAAATTCAGATTCACACTTGGATTTAATAATATAGGAGATGTTTATCCGGATAGAAATAATCCTGCAACTCCGGCATTTACAAACACAACTCCAACATTGTCTCCTGCACCAAGTACAGATTTAAGCAATGCTAATCAGTTTGCTTATTCAAGAGCAGTATCACAATTTGGATTAAACGGAAGATTTGGTTTTGCAAGACTAAGTTTTAAATTCTAA
- the metK gene encoding methionine adenosyltransferase, giving the protein MAYLFTSESVSEGHPDKVADQISDALIDNFLAFDADSKVACETLVTTGQVILAGEVKSNTYLDVQQIARDVIRKIGYTKSEYMFEANSCGILSAIHEQSADINQGVDRAKPEEQGAGDQGMMFGYATNETENYMPLALDLSHKLLQELAILRRENKEITYLRPDAKSQVTLEYSDDNKPTRIDAIVISTQHDDFDEEATMLAKIKKDIIEILIPRIIAKNPTHAHLFNDKINYHINPTGKFVIGGPHGDTGLTGRKIIVDTYGGKGAHGGGAFSGKDPSKVDRSAAYATRHIAKNLVAAGVADEILVQVSYAIGVAEPMGIFIDTYGTSKVNLTNGEIAKKVEAIFDMRPYFIEQRLKLRNPIYSETAAYGHMGRKPEVVTKTFSAPGGNVKTVTVELFTWEKLDFVDKVKAEFGL; this is encoded by the coding sequence ATGGCTTATTTATTTACGTCAGAATCTGTTAGTGAAGGGCATCCAGACAAAGTTGCAGATCAAATTTCGGATGCATTAATTGATAACTTTTTGGCATTTGACGCTGACTCAAAAGTAGCTTGTGAGACTCTGGTTACAACAGGTCAGGTAATTTTAGCAGGTGAAGTAAAATCGAATACCTATCTTGATGTGCAGCAAATTGCTCGCGATGTAATCCGTAAAATTGGATATACAAAAAGCGAATACATGTTTGAAGCAAATTCTTGTGGAATTCTTTCGGCAATTCACGAACAATCTGCTGATATTAATCAAGGTGTTGACAGAGCTAAGCCAGAAGAGCAAGGTGCTGGAGACCAAGGAATGATGTTTGGTTACGCAACTAACGAAACTGAAAACTACATGCCATTAGCACTTGATTTATCTCATAAATTATTACAAGAGTTAGCAATTTTAAGACGTGAAAACAAAGAAATCACTTATTTGCGTCCAGATGCTAAATCTCAGGTAACTTTAGAATATAGCGACGATAACAAACCAACTCGTATTGATGCAATTGTAATCTCGACTCAACACGATGATTTTGACGAAGAAGCTACAATGTTGGCTAAAATCAAAAAAGATATTATCGAAATTTTGATTCCAAGAATCATTGCAAAAAATCCAACTCACGCGCATTTATTCAATGATAAAATCAACTACCATATTAACCCAACAGGAAAATTCGTTATTGGAGGACCTCACGGAGATACTGGTTTAACAGGAAGAAAAATTATTGTTGATACTTACGGTGGAAAAGGTGCTCACGGTGGTGGTGCATTCTCTGGAAAAGATCCAAGTAAAGTAGACAGAAGTGCTGCTTATGCAACTCGTCATATCGCTAAAAACTTAGTTGCTGCAGGTGTTGCTGACGAAATCTTAGTACAGGTTTCTTATGCAATTGGAGTTGCTGAGCCAATGGGTATTTTTATTGATACTTACGGAACTTCTAAAGTAAACTTAACTAACGGTGAAATCGCTAAAAAAGTAGAAGCTATCTTTGATATGCGTCCTTATTTTATCGAGCAACGTTTAAAATTAAGAAACCCAATTTATAGCGAAACTGCTGCTTACGGACACATGGGACGTAAACCAGAAGTAGTAACTAAAACTTTTTCTGCTCCAGGAGGAAATGTAAAAACAGTTACTGTTGAGTTATTTACTTGGGAGAAACTTGATTTCGTTGACAAAGTAAAAGCTGAATTTGGATTGTAA